In Myxococcales bacterium, the genomic window TGATGCCATCACCGTCGCGATCCGCCGGCAGCGGGCAGCCGTTCTTTTTCGGGTCGTCGCTCTTCACACCCGGCACGTCGATACAAGCGTCGTCCGCGTCGAGGATGCCGTCGCCGTCACGATCGCTCGGGGCAGCTGCTGGCGGACAGCCATGGGTCTTCGGATCATCCGTCCGCACTCCGGGTGTATCCGGGCAGGCGTCGTCCTGGTCCAAGATGCCGTCTTTGTCGCGGTCGCTGGGCGCCGCCTTCTTCTCGACCTCGGGGAACCACTCCAGGCTCGCGAGCACGCGGACCGCTGGGGCTCCCACGCCCCGCGTGAGTCCCGGCCCAACGCCTGCCCCCACACGGAAGTCGTCGGTCACACGGTACTTGCCGCCAATGATCACCTCGAGCGGAGTCGTACGTTTCTTGAACGCGCCGTCACCGGAGTCGCTCACCACCGTGGAGCCGAACACCTCCGGCCCGATGATCAGCTTCTTGTCCATGGCGCGCACGCCGATGGCGGCGGAGAAGGTGAGCTCGCTGCCGAACGGATCGCCTCCGAGGTTCTCGTTGCGGGCCCGGTAGTTGATGCCCGCTTGCGCCGCATAGGCCAGAGATCCGATGTCACCCGCAGCCATCAGTCGCGGACGAATGCGGACCTTGCCGTCACTTGCGAAGGCATCCTGGCTGCCCGTGGGAACGAACCCCTGTACACCGATGGCCAGACTGAGTGGGCCACCGTACTCACCGACGAGGCGAAGGTCCGCGCCCAGGCGGAGATCCCCAATGCTCGACTTGTTGTTGCTCGAGAAGGACGAGTTGCCGACGTTGAGCGACTCCCCCTTCGTGTAAGCGAGCAGAGGCAGGTTGGCGCCGAGCCGCAGGCGATCGAACAACACGACGGCTCCGCCCAGGTGCACGAAGAGCTGGTGCTCGACGACCGCGGCCTGTTCGTCTCCATTGGCGTCGTAGAAGACCAGGGGTTTGTAGGCGTAGTCCCCGATCGCGCCCAGGGCGAGGCGGCCGTTGCCGCGAAGGTCGAGGGACTCGTTGGCGAACCAATCGCTGCCCCGCTCTGCCGGTTCGTAGCGGTCGAGCGCGAAGCGCCCGTCCTGCGCGGACGCGCTGGCGGCAAAGAGAAGACAGAAGGCGGTGAGCGCGGGGAGCTGAGTTCGTCGCATGGTGGTCACCCGATTCGGCAGTAGGCCAAGCGCGCAGAGCAACGGCTGTGCCGCAGCGGAACACTGCAGGATATTGAACCGACCTGTCGATGGCCTGCAGGCGCGAAGCGACAGGTGGGGTGAGGCTGTCGTCTGGAACCCACAAGCGCGGCTGCGTAGCCGAGTTACCGGTAACTTCTTGACCGGTAACCATAGCCAACCGCTTGTAATTGCAGGGCTGATTCATGGACCGAGAGTTGCTGAAGCGATGCCATCCCTAGATGGAGGTTTCAAGCATGTTGTTCAGGAACGTAATGGGCGCGGCACTCGCGCTCGGAGTCGTATTCAGCGCCGCGGAGGCCGGAGCGAGTCTGCCGGCAGGGGTCTGGGTGAAGGTGCAGAAGGTCGTGTTCGAACCGAACGCTACCGCCCCGACCAAGATCCAAATTCACGGCGTCGCGATGCTCTACGACAAGAGCACCGGTACGAGCTACGCGGGCTACACGGAGCCCGCGTTCGGTTACCTGTATTACGACTGCCCATCGGGCCAGGAGAAGACCTGCGTCAGCGAGTGGGCCGACGTGGAGAAGAACATCCTGGCGACCAGCGACGTGTGCATCGGGCTCGGTGATCAGAGCCTGCCCACCGGCACACTGCGCAGCTCGACCGCGCTCCCCGCCAACGCGGACAAGTACCCGATCGCGGTCGGCGTGCTGTCTGGCTACACACCCTGCAAGGTGATCGAGACGTTCCTGCTCAGTCAGCCTGACGGCGGCACGGGCGGCAGCGGTGGGACCGGGGGCGGCGGCACGGGCGGCGCGGGCACCGGCGGGGCGAGCACTGGCGGTTCAGCGGGTGCGGGCACCGGCGGGTCAGCGGGCGCAGGCACCGGCGGGGCAGCGGGCGCGGGCACCGGCGGGTCAGCGGGCGCGGGCACCGGCGGGTCGGCCGGCACTGCGGGCTCCGCGGGGGCAGTTGGCTCCGGCGGTGCAAGCAGCGGTGGCGCCAGCGCCGGCGGTGCTTCCTCTGGCGGCGCGAGCACGGGCGGAACGGCGAGCGGCACAGGCGGCAAGGCCGGTGGCGGCAGCTCGGAGGACGACGGCGGCTGCACGATCGCCGGCGTCAACGCCAGCTCGTCGTCGCTGTTCTGGGCCGCGGCAGCGCTCAGCACCGCGTTTGCGCTGCGGCGCAGGCGGAGGGCCTGAGCCATGGCGATGCTCGCGGAGTGGTGGTCGGACGACGGCGCCTCGGCGCCCGGAAAAAACGAGGCGCTCGTCGTGAGGCGAGCCCGCCCGTTCTTGCGCCACTCCGCGCGCGACGCCTGGTTGGTCGGCGTGGCGGTCATTCAGAGTCTTGCTTCCATCACCTTCTTCGTGTTGGCGGCGGGCGGGGGCGCACTGAGTCGAGCCGCCGCGATCGCCATCTTTGGTGTGGGCATCTGTTGGTGCTCCAACACCGTTTCGCACAACCACCTGCACAACCCGCTGTTCTCGTCGCGGCGAAACAACCGCGCGTTCGATCTGTGGCTCACGTTGGTCTTGGGTGTGCCGCAGGCCATCTGGAAGGCGCGTCACGTCTGGCACCATGCGGGCGAACCGCAGCAAAAACGGCTGCCGTTGGCTCGGAGCGCACGGCTGCAGATCATGATGGTGGCCGCTGGCTGGCTGGTTTTCCTGGTCGCGGCACCACGCTTGTTCCTTCTCACCTACGTTCCGGGTTACATCTTGGGAATGGGGCTCTGCCGCGTTCAAGGGGACATGGAGCACGCGCTCGACGATCGTCCCGAGCGCGGCATCAGCCACTACGGTCGGCTCTACAACTTCTTCTGGTTCAACGACGGTCACCACGCCGAACACCACCAGTTCCCCAGCGAACACTGGACGCGGCTACCGATGCGCCGTCACGAGCTGACCGCGCCCACGAGCGCGTTCCCGCCTCACGTGCGCTTCGTGGGAAACCTTTTGCGCCGGCAGAACGCGCTGAAGGGCGTGTTTTTGTGCGCTCTCGAGCGCCTGGCGCTGGCTTCGAAGCTGCTGCAGTCGTTCCTGCTCGAGAGCCACAGTCGGGCCATCGCGCCGCTCCTGGCGACGCTGCCAACGCTGCCGACACACGTCACGATCGTGGGAGGCGGGCTGTTCCCGCGCAGCTTGCTGGTGTTGGCGGAGCTTCTGCCGAACACACGCTTCACGGTCGTGGATCGGTCCAGCGACAACGTGGCCCGAGCACTGGCGCATTTGCGGCTCCGGAGTTTCGATCTGACGCGGGTTCAGTTCTGCATCGCGGGCTTCGACCCAGCGCTGCATTGCCGCGCGGGACTGTTGGTCGCACCCCTCGGATTCGTAGGCGACCCGAGCTCGCTCGGTGAAGCTGCGCAGCGCACCTCTGTGTTGCGCCACGACTGGGTGTGGGGCGAGAGCGCCGGCCTCTCACGAGTCGTGTCGTGGCTGCTCTTGAAGCGCGTGACCCTAGAGGGTCCGGCGCGGTGACCGCGCTGCACAGGACGCGCACCTTTCTTCGAAGCTACGCCTTCCTCCCACACCGCGTGATGAATCGCGGCATCGCAAGGCTGACGAGTGTGCGGCGCCCCGCCTGGCTGGTCGACCGTGCCGTGCGGGCCTGGGTCGCGAAAGACCACATCGCTCTGAGCGAGTTCGAAGACCGCCGCTTCGTGTCGCTGGACGACTTTTTTCTGCGGCGGCTCAGGGCCGGCGCTCGACCGCTTGGTGCTGGTTTCACCGCGCCGGCGGACGGCAACTTGGTCGCGAGCGGCCCGCTCGCGCTGAAGCGCCCGCTGGTCGTGAAGGGCCAGCGTCTCAGCGTGGATCGTGTGGTCAACGGCGGACGGCACGAGCTGGACCTGCGCGAGTGGGAGGGCGGCGCGTTTGCCGTGATCTTCCTGACGCCGCGTGGCTACCACCGGCTGCACGCTCCGCTCGACGCGGAGCTGGAAGAAGTGCGCTGGATCCCGGGGCGGTATTTCCCTCAAAACGCCGATGCGCTCGAGCACATCCCGCGCATCTACGAGCGGAACGAGCGTGCCACGCTCTCGTTCCGTGACGGCCAGGGCAGGCGGTTTCTTCTGGTGATGGTGGGCGCCAGCCTGATCGGCGGCATCCACCTCGAGCACCTGGAGCAGAAACGCTGGATGACCGCCGCGCCCACCAAGATTGGCCGGCAGCTGTCGCGAGGTGACGAGCTCGGTCACTTCGCGTTTGGCTCGACGGTGGTCATGCTGCTGCCGCCGAGCTTTCAAGCTCGGGTCGTCGAGCGACCCGAGGTCCGGATGGGCGAGACGCTGTTCGAGGTCTGAGCTGCGCGCGGGTGGGAGCCACGGACGCGCACACCACTCATCAACTTGCGCTGGCGCAAGTGCATGCTCGGGCGCGGAACGGGCTCGCAACCCGGACGGAGCCAAGTCCCAGCCTCTTCCAACCTTTCCGTCTTCCTGTGAAAAATTTCTGGTCGCGACAACCCCTCAATTGGGATTCGCGACGGCGTTCCTGCGCTCCGCGGACCACGCGAGCAGGTGACTTCGGTAGCGCTCGACCCGCTCGGGCTGCTCGGCCGAGATGTCGCGCTTTTCGCCGGGATCCGCGCTCAAATCGAAGAGCCGCGTGCGGTCGTGTTCGGTCTCGTGAATCAGCTTGAATCGCCCGTGGCGCAGCCCGAGCTCGAGCGGGCCGTGATCGGTGTAGAAGCGCGCGACCGAAGGCCGAGGCTCCAGCAGCGAGCGGCCTTCGTGCCGCGACTGACGCGGCAGGCCGGTCAGGGCCAGCGTCGTCGGCGCCAGATCGGTCAGGCTGGCGATCTGCGGCGCGCGCACGCGGCCGAACGTCAGGCCTGGCGCCGCCACGATGAACGGGACCCGCACGTTCTCTTCGTACACGTGGAGTGTGTGAGCGAAGTTGCCCTCGTGCTGATCGAAGGCCTCGCCGTGATCACCGACCACGACGAAGAGTGTGTCGTCGTAGCGACCACGGCGCCGCAGCCCTTCGATCAACTCACCGAACGCCGCGTCGCCGGCGTAGAGGTCGTTGAGGTAGTGGTCCTTCTCGGTCTTGGCCGGGAACGGCCGCGGACCCGTGCCCGGGGATCGATAGGGATGGTGACCGGAGATCGGTGAGTACACCGCGAAGAATCGCTTTTCGCGCGGGACCTCGTCCACGAACGCCAGCAGGTGCCCGACGGTGGAGGCGTCGTCGGTGCCGAAGCTCGAGGCGTGTTTGCCACCGATGTTCTCGGCGTCGAACAGCTGATCGAAACCACGCTCGTCGACGATGCCCTGCATGCCCAGGTAACGGAAGCGCCCGGAGTGGAAGAAGGCTGTTTTGTAGCCTGCACCGCGAAAGGACTCGGCCACCGAAGCGCAGGGAAGGCGCGCGGCAACGTAGTCCTGGGCCGTGGTCTGGGCGGCTGGGCTCGTTGCACACAGCATCGAATAGAGCCCCTTGATGCTCTCCGGATACGCGCTGTACGCCGCGTCGAACACCACGGCGTTCTGGCTCAGCCGCGTGAGGTTCGGCGTCGGGTCGAGCTTGGCGCCGTACGCACCCAGGTACTCGGCCGCCGTCGACTCCAGGATCACCCACACCACGTTGCGGCCTCGTGCCGCACCCGCGAGGTGACCGAGATCGAGCGCGTCGCCTTCGACCGGCAGGTTCACCGCGTGCGCTGCCTGCGGCGGCGGTGAGAGCCGTGCGAAGTAGGTCGATCCGAGAGCGACCGCGGCGTTTCGGTGCAGGCCGAGGGTGTCGACGCGCGCAGCGGCACGGGGACCCATGAACAGCGTGCTCAGGGCGAGGGTAGCTGCCATCGCCAAACGTCGACCACCAAGAGCGCGCACATCGCGACGCGCAACCACACCGGCGACTCCCATCACGAAGGCGATGGCCGTGAGGTTGCCAGGGGTCACCTGCGCGAAGATCGAATCGCTGAGCGCACCGCCCGCGGCCCCCAGCATGGAGACCGTCAGCGGTGTCGAGAACACCCGCGCGACCGTCACGTTGAACGCCGAGTAGGCGATCAACATCCAGACGAGGGACCACGCGGCGTAGTCCGCGGCGCTCGACCGAGCGCGCGTCAGGGCAAGGTCGATGAGGACGACCCCGAGCACGACCGCGACGTCCTGGTACACGAAGGCGAGGGGCGACCACGCATCGAGCAGCCCGCGTCCGCCGCCATCGAACACGCGCAGGCTGACCAGCGCGAGCTTGGCCGCGAGCAGCCCCACACCGAGCGCCGCGGCCCGCTTCACGACCCCAGATGGTAACTCTGGACGGAACGCCACACCCGCAGCGAAGTTACCGGTAACTCTTGTCCAGGGCTGGCTGTCTTGCATGGGATTTCCGCTAGTTGCGCGTCTGGATCGCACTCTGCTTACAAGGACCGTACCCTGCCGCAAAAGGCCGACCATTGAGCCCCTTCGAGCACCCCCGTTACCTCCCCGGACCCGAGCTAGGCCGGGGTGCACAAGCCGTCGTGCTCCGGGTGACGGACCGCGAGGCCCCGACGCGCGCGCTGGTGGCGAAGCTCTGGCAGCCTGGCCTGTTCGAGGAACACCTGCTCGCTGGCGAGTTCGCGCTGCTCAGCCGTCTGCACGTCCCCGGGCTGGTCCGCGCGCACGATCTGGGGCGAGACACCACGACGGGCGCGCAGTTCTTGGTCGAGGACTTCGTCGAGGGGCTCGACGCGCGCGAGTGGGTGAGCGCGGCATCGAGCGACCGCGCCCGCACCGAGCGAGTCGGGCGCCTGTTGGGGGACGTGACGAGAACCCTCGCGCTCTTGCACGAGAGTGGCTTTCTGCACGGTGATCTCAAGCCCGCACATGTGCGCGTGCCACCAACCGGTCGGGCCACCCTGCTCGACCTCGGCGCTGCAGTCGCTCGCGCACGCACGGCAGAGAGCGCAGTCGCGATCACCCACGGATACGCCGCCCCGGAGCTCCTGGCCGGCGCACGCCCAACTCCGCGCAGC contains:
- a CDS encoding OmpA family protein, whose product is MRRTQLPALTAFCLLFAASASAQDGRFALDRYEPAERGSDWFANESLDLRGNGRLALGAIGDYAYKPLVFYDANGDEQAAVVEHQLFVHLGGAVVLFDRLRLGANLPLLAYTKGESLNVGNSSFSSNNKSSIGDLRLGADLRLVGEYGGPLSLAIGVQGFVPTGSQDAFASDGKVRIRPRLMAAGDIGSLAYAAQAGINYRARNENLGGDPFGSELTFSAAIGVRAMDKKLIIGPEVFGSTVVSDSGDGAFKKRTTPLEVIIGGKYRVTDDFRVGAGVGPGLTRGVGAPAVRVLASLEWFPEVEKKAAPSDRDKDGILDQDDACPDTPGVRTDDPKTHGCPPAAAPSDRDGDGILDADDACIDVPGVKSDDPKKNGCPLPADRDGDGITDDKDACPDEKGVANADPAKNGCPEVKDRDGDGILDPDDACPDQAGPADPNPKKNGCPKAQISAGQIKILEQVQFATNSAKILSESDAILNAVLKILQDHPELTQVGVEGHTDNRGGKGYNKDLSKRRAASVVKWLVEKGIDKTRLSSAGFGQERPVDSNDTAEGRQNNRRVEFHIQSKEKGSTEIKSK
- a CDS encoding fatty acid desaturase is translated as MAMLAEWWSDDGASAPGKNEALVVRRARPFLRHSARDAWLVGVAVIQSLASITFFVLAAGGGALSRAAAIAIFGVGICWCSNTVSHNHLHNPLFSSRRNNRAFDLWLTLVLGVPQAIWKARHVWHHAGEPQQKRLPLARSARLQIMMVAAGWLVFLVAAPRLFLLTYVPGYILGMGLCRVQGDMEHALDDRPERGISHYGRLYNFFWFNDGHHAEHHQFPSEHWTRLPMRRHELTAPTSAFPPHVRFVGNLLRRQNALKGVFLCALERLALASKLLQSFLLESHSRAIAPLLATLPTLPTHVTIVGGGLFPRSLLVLAELLPNTRFTVVDRSSDNVARALAHLRLRSFDLTRVQFCIAGFDPALHCRAGLLVAPLGFVGDPSSLGEAAQRTSVLRHDWVWGESAGLSRVVSWLLLKRVTLEGPAR
- the psd gene encoding phosphatidylserine decarboxylase (Phosphatidylserine decarboxylase is synthesized as a single chain precursor. Generation of the pyruvoyl active site from a Ser is coupled to cleavage of a Gly-Ser bond between the larger (beta) and smaller (alpha chains). It is an integral membrane protein.), which gives rise to MNRGIARLTSVRRPAWLVDRAVRAWVAKDHIALSEFEDRRFVSLDDFFLRRLRAGARPLGAGFTAPADGNLVASGPLALKRPLVVKGQRLSVDRVVNGGRHELDLREWEGGAFAVIFLTPRGYHRLHAPLDAELEEVRWIPGRYFPQNADALEHIPRIYERNERATLSFRDGQGRRFLLVMVGASLIGGIHLEHLEQKRWMTAAPTKIGRQLSRGDELGHFAFGSTVVMLLPPSFQARVVERPEVRMGETLFEV
- a CDS encoding sulfatase — protein: MQDSQPWTRVTGNFAAGVAFRPELPSGVVKRAAALGVGLLAAKLALVSLRVFDGGGRGLLDAWSPLAFVYQDVAVVLGVVLIDLALTRARSSAADYAAWSLVWMLIAYSAFNVTVARVFSTPLTVSMLGAAGGALSDSIFAQVTPGNLTAIAFVMGVAGVVARRDVRALGGRRLAMAATLALSTLFMGPRAAARVDTLGLHRNAAVALGSTYFARLSPPPQAAHAVNLPVEGDALDLGHLAGAARGRNVVWVILESTAAEYLGAYGAKLDPTPNLTRLSQNAVVFDAAYSAYPESIKGLYSMLCATSPAAQTTAQDYVAARLPCASVAESFRGAGYKTAFFHSGRFRYLGMQGIVDERGFDQLFDAENIGGKHASSFGTDDASTVGHLLAFVDEVPREKRFFAVYSPISGHHPYRSPGTGPRPFPAKTEKDHYLNDLYAGDAAFGELIEGLRRRGRYDDTLFVVVGDHGEAFDQHEGNFAHTLHVYEENVRVPFIVAAPGLTFGRVRAPQIASLTDLAPTTLALTGLPRQSRHEGRSLLEPRPSVARFYTDHGPLELGLRHGRFKLIHETEHDRTRLFDLSADPGEKRDISAEQPERVERYRSHLLAWSAERRNAVANPN